The following proteins are encoded in a genomic region of Cyclonatronum proteinivorum:
- a CDS encoding sensor histidine kinase, which translates to MRNNHLTKHNGDEQLRCRFSVLINRHKMFGNMFKLAVWGVMLLLIGVAAGYSKVNATGIQAGSESLFGTSQQAQLLIQNWMVGDGLPVNAVVDINQCNRGFIWFTTYEGIVRYDGVEFRTYNTSEYPEINTNRFTWIKADPFDPEVMWFVTEYGGMLKMKNGVFTFFNEENGFTDAKSSTPFAWDGKLMFATENGLFYYDHAQEAMRPFVFPAMDEVNPYFTSYATDQFGSLYLTTLNEVIAINPQRDVLKFDVPGYHPDRSRLLSYRGSVILYVIPSLYYINAETFEKVEVNDQHDTFNGLGIMVGDDRLFINSSSGISVFGKDATLNLNEQFFVEDLSAAGLLRYQPFKIGDTWFFPTNKGKMITANGVHFNVIDRNEYPLLQNVTKSFQDKDGNIWLASLFNGLIRVSDALVYSIRTRDEAGDDRLMGIYEDSRGDIWMSTRRGQIYRKQENMQPQPFPLLPGRNPLMDVYVFASDADGTLYAGVNRFGIAKQRPDGYFEWLSTDLHQDVLEIRALHIADDQTMWVGLLSGLRKLRNGVSVSYACQDQMSRAFVQQIKADGEGGLWIATLRAGLFYLNDSTGDCKHYTTRDGLGNNSVRGIYLDRYDTGTVWIATEGGGLTRYKNTELKTVNASMGLFRDLLHNVTEDFRGRLWMSTNHGIFFVYKEDVNQLLDDDKLRIRSTVFTERQGLANSEGNGGFQSSFILRDNGQLFFATQMGMAFFETNEIESERVSPIPIIDLFTSEGVVSQFPDKLVLPAGDDDFMINYTSIAFNAPDAVRFWYKLEGYEDRWTAAGNRRITSYTNLPPKTYQFVLTATDPLDPQFTQAAQTRLIITIQPHFYQTWWFRTVLACMLVLVLYSGYHYRIGAYERQERLLTRKVDERTSELLAEKEAALKQQRLIAMQANDLKQLNEVKDRFFSIIAHDLRGPFMGIRGLIELIRDHREELDDEKYEEVLDLLHSSAENHSKLLDNLLNWARIQLNQVKVTPAETNVRQVMQAAAASWELPAQSKSLRFNMQLSDFQLTTDQNMIITILRNLISNAVKFSWPDSEIILKTYKDDRTAVFEIQDFGTGMSEKQLRKLFTLEKEVSHKGTSEETGTGLGLVLVSDMVKMLNGTIEVKSKKGIGTLFRVKIPLIEPEITAGEAEQS; encoded by the coding sequence ATGCGCAACAACCATTTAACAAAACATAACGGGGATGAGCAGCTTCGGTGTAGGTTCTCTGTTCTTATTAACCGGCACAAGATGTTTGGAAACATGTTTAAGTTGGCAGTGTGGGGTGTGATGCTGTTGCTAATCGGGGTAGCGGCAGGGTACAGCAAAGTAAACGCCACTGGTATTCAGGCAGGCAGTGAAAGCTTATTTGGAACTTCTCAACAGGCACAATTACTGATTCAAAACTGGATGGTCGGAGACGGTCTGCCTGTAAATGCCGTTGTTGACATCAATCAGTGTAACCGAGGCTTTATCTGGTTCACAACTTATGAGGGTATCGTTCGGTATGATGGGGTTGAGTTCAGGACATATAACACAAGCGAATATCCCGAAATAAACACGAACCGTTTTACCTGGATAAAAGCTGATCCGTTCGATCCTGAGGTGATGTGGTTTGTGACCGAATACGGGGGCATGTTAAAAATGAAAAACGGCGTATTCACCTTTTTTAACGAAGAGAACGGTTTCACCGATGCTAAATCCTCAACGCCATTCGCATGGGACGGGAAACTCATGTTTGCGACTGAAAATGGGCTATTTTATTATGATCATGCACAAGAAGCTATGCGCCCCTTTGTGTTTCCGGCTATGGATGAAGTAAACCCCTACTTCACGAGTTATGCTACAGATCAATTCGGATCGCTCTACCTTACAACACTCAATGAGGTGATCGCGATAAATCCGCAGCGGGATGTTCTAAAGTTTGATGTGCCGGGCTATCACCCTGATCGCTCCCGGTTATTATCGTACAGGGGTAGTGTTATACTTTATGTAATTCCCAGCTTATACTACATTAATGCTGAAACATTCGAAAAAGTAGAGGTTAATGATCAGCACGACACCTTTAACGGTTTAGGGATCATGGTTGGGGATGATAGACTGTTCATTAATTCCTCAAGTGGTATCTCTGTTTTTGGAAAAGATGCAACCCTTAACCTTAACGAACAGTTTTTTGTTGAAGATTTGTCAGCAGCGGGATTATTACGTTATCAGCCGTTTAAGATAGGGGATACCTGGTTTTTTCCAACCAATAAGGGCAAGATGATTACAGCAAACGGTGTTCATTTTAATGTAATTGATCGAAATGAATACCCATTGCTTCAAAATGTTACAAAAAGTTTTCAGGATAAAGACGGAAATATCTGGCTTGCAAGTCTGTTTAACGGTCTGATTCGGGTATCCGACGCACTTGTGTATTCCATCAGAACAAGGGATGAAGCAGGAGATGACAGACTTATGGGCATTTATGAGGATAGCAGAGGTGATATCTGGATGTCAACCCGGCGGGGTCAAATTTACAGAAAACAGGAAAATATGCAGCCGCAACCTTTTCCCTTGTTGCCGGGCAGAAATCCGCTTATGGATGTGTATGTTTTTGCGAGTGATGCAGATGGCACACTGTACGCCGGAGTGAACCGGTTCGGTATAGCAAAGCAAAGGCCGGACGGGTATTTCGAATGGCTAAGCACAGACCTGCATCAGGATGTGCTTGAAATTCGGGCGCTCCATATTGCTGACGATCAAACCATGTGGGTAGGGCTATTAAGCGGGCTGCGAAAGCTACGGAACGGCGTTTCGGTTTCCTATGCCTGTCAGGATCAGATGAGCCGGGCTTTTGTACAGCAAATTAAAGCTGACGGAGAAGGCGGTCTTTGGATTGCAACGCTGCGCGCGGGTTTATTTTATCTCAACGACTCAACCGGAGACTGTAAGCACTACACAACCCGAGACGGGCTGGGGAACAACAGCGTAAGAGGGATTTACCTTGACCGCTACGATACCGGAACGGTCTGGATCGCAACCGAAGGCGGCGGCTTAACCCGCTATAAAAACACGGAGCTTAAAACTGTAAATGCATCAATGGGGCTTTTTCGTGATCTGCTCCACAACGTAACAGAAGATTTCAGAGGGCGGCTTTGGATGAGTACAAATCACGGCATTTTCTTCGTGTATAAGGAAGATGTAAATCAGCTTCTTGACGATGATAAACTTCGGATCCGCTCTACCGTATTTACGGAACGGCAGGGACTTGCAAACTCCGAAGGAAACGGGGGGTTCCAGAGCAGTTTCATCCTCAGAGATAACGGTCAGCTGTTTTTTGCTACCCAAATGGGCATGGCTTTTTTTGAAACCAATGAAATTGAAAGCGAAAGAGTATCCCCGATACCGATTATCGATCTTTTTACTTCGGAAGGTGTAGTCAGTCAGTTTCCGGATAAGCTTGTGTTGCCTGCAGGGGATGATGATTTCATGATCAATTATACCAGTATTGCTTTCAATGCGCCCGATGCCGTACGTTTTTGGTACAAACTTGAAGGATACGAAGACCGCTGGACGGCTGCCGGAAACCGTCGTATCACAAGCTATACCAACCTTCCTCCCAAAACTTATCAGTTTGTTTTAACCGCTACCGATCCCCTTGATCCTCAATTTACGCAGGCAGCCCAAACCCGGCTAATAATCACCATTCAGCCTCACTTCTATCAAACCTGGTGGTTTCGTACAGTATTAGCTTGTATGCTTGTTTTGGTACTGTACAGCGGATACCACTACCGGATTGGCGCCTACGAGCGGCAGGAAAGGCTGCTCACCCGGAAAGTTGATGAACGGACAAGCGAACTCCTCGCTGAAAAGGAAGCAGCTCTGAAGCAGCAAAGGCTGATTGCAATGCAGGCAAATGACCTCAAGCAGCTTAATGAAGTTAAGGACCGATTTTTCTCCATTATTGCACACGATCTGCGCGGGCCGTTTATGGGAATCAGGGGCCTTATTGAACTGATCCGGGATCACCGGGAGGAGCTCGATGACGAAAAGTATGAGGAAGTATTAGACCTGCTCCACAGTTCAGCAGAAAACCACAGCAAACTCTTGGATAATCTGCTGAACTGGGCCAGGATTCAGCTGAATCAGGTGAAAGTGACCCCGGCGGAAACAAATGTCAGGCAAGTAATGCAGGCGGCGGCGGCTTCATGGGAGCTTCCTGCACAAAGCAAAAGCCTCCGTTTTAACATGCAGCTATCTGACTTTCAGCTCACGACTGATCAGAATATGATTATAACCATCCTCCGTAATCTCATTAGCAATGCGGTAAAATTTTCATGGCCGGATTCGGAGATCATCCTCAAAACATATAAAGATGACCGTACCGCCGTGTTTGAAATTCAGGATTTCGGAACCGGCATGAGCGAAAAACAGCTTCGAAAACTCTTCACCCTCGAGAAAGAAGTTTCGCATAAAGGCACATCGGAGGAAACCGGTACCGGGCTCGGGCTGGTGCTCGTCAGCGATATGGTGAAAATGCTCAATGGCACGATTGAAGTAAAAAGCAAAAAAGGCATAGGCACGCTGTTCAGGGTGAAAATACCCCTGATTGAACCCGAAATAACGGCAGGCGAGGCTGAACAAAGCTGA
- a CDS encoding glycosyltransferase family 2 protein: MEAVPSLSKTESESQFQSDSHARASKEPSPLVSVIVLNWNGSHHLRTYLPSLLRTDYARLEIIVADNASEDDSLAVLTREFPEVRVLAFEENFGYCGGNNRAAAAASGDLLVFLNNDVRVEPNWLKPLTLLFERYPKLAAAQPKIRSDRNPAFFEYAGAAGGMLDQLGFPWCRGRVFDKLERDVGQYDDYPAEIFWASGAALCVRKKLFLEMGGFDEAFRLHMEEIDLCWRLQRAGWEIRLCPESVVWHWGGGSLAQGNPVKTYYNFRNSLAMLTKNYREGALLPVLAARLCTDALAGMRFLFQGEPAHQRALFRAYRDFYQNITYWLEQRARLRDRFNETKPLTGFSPLSIVWKHFVG; encoded by the coding sequence ATGGAAGCTGTCCCGTCTTTAAGCAAGACCGAATCTGAGTCCCAATTTCAGTCTGATTCGCATGCGCGAGCGTCGAAAGAGCCGTCGCCGCTGGTTTCCGTTATCGTGCTGAACTGGAACGGCAGCCATCATTTGCGGACCTATCTGCCATCGCTGTTGCGCACGGACTATGCCCGTCTCGAAATAATCGTAGCCGATAATGCTTCAGAGGATGATTCGCTCGCGGTACTTACACGCGAATTTCCGGAGGTCAGGGTGCTGGCATTTGAAGAAAATTTCGGGTATTGCGGCGGAAACAACCGGGCAGCGGCCGCAGCTTCAGGTGATTTGCTGGTGTTCCTGAACAATGATGTGCGCGTTGAACCCAACTGGCTGAAGCCGCTGACACTCCTTTTTGAGCGGTACCCCAAACTTGCTGCCGCACAGCCTAAAATCCGCTCAGACCGCAATCCGGCATTTTTTGAATACGCAGGCGCGGCAGGTGGTATGCTCGATCAGCTCGGATTCCCCTGGTGCAGGGGACGGGTTTTTGACAAGCTCGAGCGTGATGTGGGGCAGTATGATGACTACCCCGCCGAGATATTCTGGGCGTCGGGGGCCGCGCTTTGCGTGCGAAAGAAGCTCTTTTTAGAGATGGGGGGATTTGATGAGGCATTCCGTCTCCACATGGAAGAAATCGACCTGTGCTGGCGGCTGCAGCGTGCGGGGTGGGAAATCCGGCTCTGTCCGGAATCGGTTGTATGGCATTGGGGCGGGGGCAGTCTCGCACAGGGAAATCCGGTCAAAACCTACTACAATTTCCGCAACAGTCTGGCGATGCTGACCAAAAACTACCGGGAAGGCGCCTTGCTGCCCGTGCTTGCTGCACGCCTATGCACCGACGCCCTTGCCGGCATGCGCTTTTTGTTTCAGGGAGAGCCGGCCCATCAGCGCGCCTTGTTTCGTGCCTACCGCGACTTCTACCAAAACATCACGTACTGGCTCGAACAACGCGCAAGGCTCCGCGACCGCTTCAACGAAACCAAACCGCTGACAGGGTTCAGCCCCCTGAGCATTGTCTGGAAACATTTTGTTGGGTGA
- a CDS encoding TlpA family protein disulfide reductase codes for MKTHFFGLVSLIALGMAILFTAPAQAQSSLTEAQIAAVESAEFRDWDGNVVRVSDFEGKTVLIDFWETWCSPCLAIMPALNQLMTDFPDDFVVLAVSPGWSDTEAVVRRFIDQHDYDFIFVHGDELATKLEIRGIPYKVYVRPDGTFYKTETGSRGPEREFNAISEVIENNRGE; via the coding sequence ATGAAAACACATTTTTTCGGACTTGTAAGCCTGATCGCTCTTGGCATGGCAATACTGTTTACTGCACCCGCTCAGGCGCAGAGCAGCCTTACAGAGGCACAAATCGCAGCGGTTGAATCCGCTGAATTTCGCGATTGGGACGGCAACGTGGTCCGGGTCTCAGATTTTGAAGGCAAAACGGTACTGATTGATTTCTGGGAAACCTGGTGCAGCCCCTGTCTCGCAATTATGCCCGCCCTGAACCAGCTGATGACGGATTTTCCGGATGATTTTGTCGTGCTCGCGGTCTCTCCGGGATGGAGTGATACCGAAGCGGTTGTTCGTCGTTTTATTGATCAGCATGATTACGACTTCATCTTTGTGCACGGCGATGAGCTGGCAACCAAGCTGGAAATCCGCGGTATCCCCTACAAAGTGTATGTAAGGCCTGACGGCACATTCTACAAAACCGAAACCGGATCACGCGGTCCGGAGCGGGAGTTTAACGCCATCAGCGAAGTGATCGAAAACAACCGCGGTGAGTAA
- the dnaJ gene encoding molecular chaperone DnaJ, with amino-acid sequence MSKRDYYEVLGVDRGASADDIKRAYRKKAMEYHPDRNPGDASAETKFKEAAEAFDVLKDDQKRARYDRYGHAGMNGGGFGGGGAGGGFQEMDFEDIFSRFGDIFGGGGGGFGGSAGGGRRRSSGVPGSDMKLNMPLTLEEIAFGVEKKLKVTKFTKCGSCNGTGAETSEDFMTCGTCSGTGEYRQVSRTMFGSFVNVQPCPSCQGEGRTIRNKCKSCSGEGRTKGEETIVVKIPSGVTTGNYITLRGKGNQGIRGGDAGDLLVIIQEKEHKYFERDGDDIFYDLQISIPDAILGTEAEVPTLKGKAKLKIEPGTPSGKHLRMKEKGIKRLNSQNVFGDQFVRINVYIPTKLSDKERKVVEGLRESDHFDPKLQAENKDGFFSRIKNIFS; translated from the coding sequence ATGAGCAAACGAGACTACTACGAAGTACTGGGCGTTGACCGCGGAGCGAGCGCCGATGACATCAAAAGAGCCTATCGCAAAAAAGCGATGGAGTATCACCCTGACCGAAATCCCGGAGATGCCTCAGCAGAAACCAAGTTTAAGGAAGCCGCTGAGGCTTTTGACGTTTTAAAGGATGACCAAAAGCGGGCGCGATACGACCGTTACGGTCATGCCGGAATGAACGGCGGCGGTTTTGGCGGCGGCGGTGCCGGTGGCGGATTTCAGGAAATGGACTTCGAAGATATTTTCAGCCGCTTCGGGGATATTTTCGGCGGTGGCGGCGGTGGTTTCGGAGGCTCCGCAGGGGGCGGACGCCGGCGTTCATCTGGCGTGCCGGGCTCAGACATGAAGCTGAATATGCCGCTCACGCTGGAAGAAATTGCGTTTGGGGTGGAGAAAAAACTCAAGGTCACCAAATTCACCAAGTGCGGCAGCTGCAATGGTACAGGTGCTGAAACCAGTGAAGATTTTATGACCTGCGGCACCTGTAGCGGAACCGGTGAGTATCGTCAGGTTTCGCGTACCATGTTTGGCTCCTTCGTGAATGTGCAGCCCTGCCCGAGCTGTCAGGGGGAAGGCCGCACCATTCGAAACAAGTGCAAGAGTTGTTCGGGCGAAGGGCGCACCAAAGGCGAAGAAACCATTGTGGTGAAAATTCCTTCCGGTGTTACGACGGGCAACTACATCACCCTGCGCGGCAAAGGCAATCAGGGCATTCGCGGCGGGGATGCCGGCGATCTTCTTGTGATTATTCAGGAAAAAGAGCACAAATATTTCGAGCGGGACGGCGATGATATTTTTTATGATCTGCAGATCAGCATTCCCGACGCCATTCTCGGCACCGAGGCCGAAGTCCCGACGCTCAAAGGCAAAGCCAAGCTCAAAATTGAGCCGGGAACGCCATCAGGCAAGCACCTGCGGATGAAGGAAAAAGGTATCAAGCGCCTGAACAGTCAGAATGTTTTCGGAGATCAGTTTGTCCGCATTAATGTGTACATCCCGACCAAGCTAAGCGATAAAGAGCGGAAAGTTGTGGAAGGTTTGCGGGAAAGCGATCATTTCGATCCCAAGCTTCAGGCTGAAAACAAGGACGGTTTCTTCTCGCGTATCAAAAACATTTTTTCCTGA
- a CDS encoding nucleotide exchange factor GrpE: MNTENKTGLEPEQEQQQTSAEATETLAQEADTAGADHSEEMTSEDSDEVSALQAEVEQLKAQLAQKEDQILRKIAEFDNMKRRTQRERIQLFDDAKMKAVADLLPVYDDLGRSLQNVPEDTNAAFADGVKMVHNKFSSVLEKMGVEPIDETGIPFNVELHDALMRQPAPDENTESNTVLQVLETGYKLGEKVIRHAKVIVSQ; this comes from the coding sequence ATGAATACTGAAAACAAAACCGGCCTTGAGCCGGAGCAAGAGCAGCAGCAGACATCCGCAGAAGCAACCGAAACGCTTGCGCAGGAAGCGGATACGGCAGGTGCTGATCATTCTGAGGAAATGACTTCTGAAGATTCTGATGAAGTTAGTGCCCTGCAGGCTGAGGTTGAGCAGCTGAAAGCGCAGCTTGCGCAGAAAGAAGATCAGATTCTGCGCAAAATTGCTGAGTTTGACAATATGAAGCGTCGTACACAGCGTGAGCGGATTCAGCTTTTTGATGATGCAAAAATGAAGGCCGTCGCAGATTTGCTGCCGGTCTATGACGACCTTGGCCGCAGTTTGCAGAATGTGCCGGAGGATACCAACGCCGCCTTTGCTGACGGGGTAAAAATGGTGCACAACAAGTTCAGTTCAGTCCTTGAAAAAATGGGCGTTGAGCCGATTGATGAAACCGGCATTCCCTTTAATGTGGAACTGCACGACGCCCTGATGCGTCAGCCTGCCCCTGATGAAAACACCGAAAGCAATACCGTGCTTCAGGTGCTGGAAACCGGCTACAAACTTGGTGAAAAGGTGATTCGTCACGCCAAGGTTATTGTCAGCCAGTAA
- a CDS encoding VOC family protein: MPMDKFIPTGLNHITLRVNEIERAEAFYGDILGLKLEKKMGRSMAVYRIGRDSIVLVEAETSYNRDSKDYRVDHFGFTVSDPAIIDELAAYMKEREVTIISGPANRKNGRFLFISDPDGNLIEIFHEK; this comes from the coding sequence ATGCCAATGGACAAATTTATACCTACCGGACTCAATCACATCACCCTGAGAGTTAATGAAATTGAGCGGGCGGAAGCCTTTTACGGGGATATTCTGGGATTAAAGCTTGAGAAAAAGATGGGCCGCAGCATGGCGGTGTACCGCATCGGCAGAGATTCTATCGTGCTTGTAGAGGCCGAAACGAGCTACAACCGCGATTCGAAGGATTACCGCGTTGATCACTTCGGATTTACCGTGTCTGATCCCGCAATCATCGATGAGCTTGCGGCTTATATGAAGGAGCGTGAAGTGACCATCATCAGCGGACCTGCGAACCGTAAGAACGGCCGCTTTCTTTTTATCTCGGATCCTGACGGAAACCTGATTGAAATTTTCCACGAAAAGTAA
- the rsmI gene encoding 16S rRNA (cytidine(1402)-2'-O)-methyltransferase, whose product MTSNSPNDPKLQQAEAGTLYLVGTPIGNLQDFSPRALQILKTAALIACEDTRTSGLLLRSSGVETPLTSYHQHNEHRKTEDLIARLRTGEAVALISDAGMPAISDPGFLLARAAHQAGIRVVPVPGPVAGVTALAASGLPSDRFVFEGFLPPKKGRKTRITAIAEEERTVVLYESPHRIEKLLRELLEACDPARLCAIGRELTKRYEEILRGSLTDVHRTLQSRAKQRGEFVFILAGKSYAEAPEPQTPSNA is encoded by the coding sequence ATGACCTCAAACAGCCCGAATGACCCGAAGTTGCAGCAAGCCGAAGCGGGTACCCTCTACCTTGTGGGCACGCCCATTGGCAACCTGCAGGACTTCAGCCCGAGAGCCCTCCAAATCCTGAAAACAGCTGCCCTGATCGCCTGCGAAGATACCCGCACAAGCGGACTGCTGCTGCGAAGCTCAGGCGTCGAAACGCCCCTCACCTCCTACCATCAGCACAACGAACACCGCAAAACGGAAGACCTCATCGCACGGCTCCGGACCGGCGAAGCCGTAGCGCTGATCAGCGACGCCGGCATGCCTGCCATATCTGATCCCGGCTTCCTGCTCGCCCGCGCGGCACATCAGGCCGGCATACGGGTTGTGCCCGTCCCCGGCCCCGTAGCGGGGGTCACGGCCCTTGCCGCAAGCGGACTGCCGAGCGACCGCTTTGTGTTTGAAGGCTTTCTCCCTCCCAAAAAAGGACGCAAAACGCGCATCACGGCCATAGCCGAAGAAGAACGAACCGTCGTGCTCTACGAAAGTCCGCACCGGATTGAGAAATTATTGCGTGAACTGCTCGAAGCCTGCGATCCCGCCCGGCTGTGCGCTATAGGCCGCGAGCTGACCAAACGCTATGAAGAAATCCTGCGCGGCAGCCTCACGGACGTGCACCGAACCCTGCAAAGCCGCGCCAAACAGCGGGGCGAATTCGTCTTCATCCTTGCCGGAAAATCCTACGCCGAAGCCCCCGAACCTCAAACCCCCTCCAATGCCTGA
- the lnt gene encoding apolipoprotein N-acyltransferase, with product MPDFLFRLSKWQLSLAAGLLMGLSFSPFPFPFLLFPAFILMLRLSALSNTYREAAYHSYPAFLLWNIITTYWLTMATVIGGVAAILANSAIMSLVFGLMHLCLRRISNRTFAYTAAAAIWVSYEWLHLHWDLAWPWLVLANAWATWTFAVQYIEFTGFLSVSFLTLLIAFLAGKGLGADQQTSIRPALNGSTAHPPKPDKHALATAAGLWLGSIILSLLILWRTDFTPEGHTHVVVAQPNYDSYLPLAGYDDTTTPLLELTAMLDSVVTANTHIMFWPENALMGRVSQLNRSSNDLHILQKAAQWNVPVITGAAFFMYYQDEDPPRVHRTDYLGRPFNIFNSAVGFFPDGSFEHYNKIRLVPIVERLPFAHTLSRLPLPLDWGDVTGFGRGERMHVFEATNGTLAPAVVCYDSVFPAVVRESVRMGAGFIAVITNDGWWGRTSGHLQHYEFARLRAIELRRAVVRSANNGISGMITPDGRPHTRTEYWTRTAFELEVPTHTRLTLYARFGDWFSWLMLLISILGLSLAYRK from the coding sequence ATGCCTGACTTCCTCTTTCGGCTGTCCAAATGGCAGCTCTCCCTCGCCGCAGGCCTGCTCATGGGCCTGAGCTTCTCCCCTTTCCCCTTCCCCTTTCTGCTGTTCCCGGCCTTCATCCTCATGCTGCGCCTCTCCGCACTGAGTAACACCTACCGCGAAGCCGCCTACCACAGCTACCCCGCCTTCCTGCTCTGGAACATCATCACAACCTACTGGCTCACCATGGCGACCGTCATCGGCGGTGTCGCAGCCATCCTCGCCAACAGCGCCATCATGTCGCTCGTATTTGGCCTCATGCACCTGTGCCTGCGCCGCATCAGCAACCGCACCTTCGCCTACACCGCTGCTGCCGCAATCTGGGTCAGCTACGAATGGCTGCACCTGCATTGGGATCTCGCCTGGCCCTGGCTCGTGCTCGCCAACGCCTGGGCAACCTGGACCTTCGCCGTGCAGTACATCGAATTCACCGGCTTCCTCTCGGTCAGCTTCCTCACCCTCCTCATCGCCTTTCTGGCCGGAAAAGGCCTCGGCGCCGATCAGCAAACCAGCATCAGGCCCGCCCTCAACGGAAGCACGGCACACCCTCCAAAGCCCGACAAACACGCCCTCGCAACCGCAGCCGGACTCTGGCTCGGCAGCATCATCCTCTCCCTGCTCATCCTCTGGCGCACCGACTTCACCCCTGAAGGCCACACCCATGTAGTCGTCGCCCAGCCCAACTACGACTCCTACCTGCCCCTCGCCGGCTACGACGACACTACCACGCCCCTGCTCGAACTCACCGCCATGCTCGACAGCGTCGTCACCGCCAACACCCACATCATGTTCTGGCCCGAAAACGCCCTCATGGGCCGGGTTTCGCAACTCAACCGCAGTAGCAACGACCTCCACATCCTCCAAAAAGCCGCGCAATGGAACGTGCCCGTCATCACCGGCGCCGCATTCTTTATGTACTATCAGGATGAAGATCCCCCGCGCGTTCACCGCACCGACTACCTCGGGCGGCCCTTCAACATCTTCAACAGCGCCGTCGGCTTCTTCCCCGACGGAAGCTTCGAGCACTACAACAAAATCCGCCTCGTCCCCATCGTCGAACGCCTGCCCTTCGCCCACACCCTCAGCCGCCTGCCCCTGCCCTTAGACTGGGGCGACGTAACCGGATTCGGGCGCGGCGAACGCATGCACGTATTCGAAGCCACCAACGGCACCCTCGCGCCGGCCGTCGTGTGCTACGACTCCGTCTTCCCCGCCGTTGTGCGGGAAAGCGTACGCATGGGCGCCGGCTTCATCGCCGTCATCACCAACGACGGCTGGTGGGGCCGCACCAGCGGACACCTGCAGCACTACGAATTCGCCCGCCTGCGTGCCATCGAACTCCGCCGCGCCGTCGTCCGAAGCGCCAACAACGGCATCTCCGGCATGATCACCCCCGACGGCCGCCCCCACACCCGTACCGAATACTGGACCCGCACCGCCTTCGAACTCGAAGTCCCCACCCACACCCGCCTCACCCTCTACGCCCGCTTCGGCGACTGGTTCAGCTGGCTCATGCTCCTCATCAGCATCCTCGGCCTCAGCCTCGCCTACCGAAAATAA